In Providencia zhijiangensis, a single window of DNA contains:
- the aceE gene encoding pyruvate dehydrogenase (acetyl-transferring), homodimeric type: MSDMLKNDVDPIETRDWLQAIESVIREEGVDRAQFIIEQVLSEARKGGVNIAAGASGSSDYINTIAVEDEPAYPGNMDLERRIRSAIRWNAVMTVLRASKKDLELGGHMASFQSSATLYEVCFNHFFRAHNNNDGGDLVFFQGHISPGIYARAFLEGRLTEEQMNNFRQEIGGNGLSSYPHPKLMPDFWQFPTVSMGLGPINAIYQAKFLKYLDNRGLKDTSAQRVYAFLGDGEMDEPESKGAITIATRDKLDNLVFVINCNLQRLDGPVTGNGKIVNELEGIFSGAGWQVIKVMWGDRWDELLRKDTTGKLVQLMNETLDGDYQTFKSRDGAYVREHFFNRYPETAALVKDMTDDEIWALNRGGHDPKKVYAAFKKAQETKGKPTVILAQTIKGYGMGETAEGKNIAHQVKKMNMDGVRHFRDQFNVPVADDQIEKLPLITFDKDSEEYKYLHERRQALGGYLPARRAKFDEKLEIPALSDFSQLLEEQSKEISTTIAFVRALNVMLKNNSIKERLVPIIADEARTFGMEGLFRQIGIYSPKGQQYTPQDREQVAYYKEDSKGQILQEGINELGAGSSWLAAATSYSTNNLPMIPFYIYYSMFGFQRIGDLMWAAGDQQARGFLIGGTSGRTTLNGEGLQHEDGHSHIQSLTIPNCISYDPAYAYEVAVIMQDGLERMYGEKQENVYYYITTLNENYHMHAMPEGVEDGIRKGIYKLASVEGKKGKVQLLGSGSMMRHVREAADILAAEYGIGSDVYSVTSFTELARDGQDCERWNMLHPSATPRVPYVAQVMNDAPAVASTDYMKLFAEQIRTYVPAIEYRVLGTDGFGRSDSRENLRHHFEVDTTYVIVAALGELAKRGEIDVKVVEEAIKKYNINPDKVNPRLA; the protein is encoded by the coding sequence ATGTCAGATATGTTAAAAAATGACGTGGATCCGATTGAAACTCGCGACTGGCTACAGGCGATTGAATCGGTCATCCGTGAAGAAGGTGTTGATCGTGCACAGTTTATTATCGAACAGGTATTAAGCGAAGCACGTAAAGGCGGTGTTAACATTGCCGCTGGTGCATCTGGTAGTTCTGATTATATCAACACAATTGCTGTTGAAGATGAACCTGCATACCCTGGTAACATGGATTTAGAACGCCGTATCCGTTCTGCAATTCGCTGGAACGCTGTAATGACCGTTCTGCGTGCATCTAAAAAGGATTTAGAACTGGGTGGTCATATGGCATCATTCCAGTCTTCCGCAACTTTATATGAAGTTTGCTTCAACCACTTCTTCCGTGCTCATAACAATAATGACGGTGGTGATTTAGTCTTCTTCCAAGGCCATATCTCCCCTGGTATCTATGCGCGTGCATTCTTAGAAGGTCGCTTAACTGAAGAGCAGATGAATAACTTCCGTCAAGAAATTGGTGGGAACGGTCTGTCTTCTTATCCGCATCCTAAATTAATGCCTGATTTCTGGCAGTTCCCAACTGTATCGATGGGGCTGGGTCCAATCAATGCTATCTACCAAGCTAAGTTCTTAAAATATTTGGATAACCGCGGTCTGAAAGATACTTCAGCACAGCGTGTTTATGCGTTCTTAGGTGATGGTGAGATGGATGAGCCAGAATCTAAAGGTGCAATTACTATCGCAACTCGCGATAAGTTAGATAACTTAGTCTTCGTTATTAACTGTAACCTGCAACGTCTTGATGGCCCAGTAACAGGTAACGGCAAAATCGTTAACGAATTAGAAGGTATCTTCAGTGGTGCTGGCTGGCAAGTTATCAAAGTTATGTGGGGTGACCGTTGGGACGAACTGCTGCGTAAAGATACAACCGGCAAACTGGTTCAATTGATGAACGAAACCCTTGACGGTGACTATCAAACATTTAAATCACGCGATGGTGCATATGTGCGTGAACACTTCTTCAACCGTTACCCAGAAACGGCTGCATTAGTGAAAGATATGACTGATGACGAAATTTGGGCGCTGAACCGTGGTGGTCACGATCCGAAGAAAGTGTATGCAGCATTCAAAAAAGCGCAAGAAACCAAAGGCAAACCAACTGTTATTTTAGCTCAAACCATCAAAGGCTATGGTATGGGTGAAACAGCAGAAGGTAAAAACATTGCTCACCAAGTTAAGAAAATGAACATGGACGGCGTTCGCCACTTCCGTGATCAGTTCAATGTACCAGTTGCTGATGATCAAATCGAAAAACTGCCATTAATTACTTTCGATAAAGATTCTGAAGAATACAAATATCTGCACGAACGTCGCCAAGCTCTGGGTGGTTACTTACCAGCTCGTCGCGCTAAATTTGATGAAAAACTGGAAATTCCAGCTCTGTCAGATTTCAGTCAATTACTGGAAGAACAATCTAAAGAGATTTCAACAACAATCGCATTCGTCCGCGCACTGAATGTCATGTTGAAAAACAACTCGATCAAAGAGCGTTTAGTTCCAATCATCGCTGACGAAGCACGTACTTTCGGTATGGAAGGTCTGTTCCGTCAAATTGGTATCTATAGCCCGAAAGGTCAACAATATACTCCGCAAGATCGTGAGCAAGTTGCTTACTATAAAGAAGACTCTAAAGGTCAGATCCTGCAAGAAGGTATCAACGAACTGGGTGCGGGCTCTTCATGGTTAGCTGCTGCAACATCATACAGCACCAACAACCTGCCGATGATCCCATTCTATATCTACTACTCTATGTTTGGTTTCCAACGTATTGGTGACTTAATGTGGGCAGCAGGTGACCAACAAGCTCGTGGCTTCCTGATCGGTGGTACTTCTGGTCGTACAACACTGAACGGTGAAGGCTTACAGCACGAAGATGGTCATAGCCATATTCAATCACTGACTATCCCTAACTGTATTTCTTATGACCCAGCTTACGCTTACGAAGTTGCGGTTATCATGCAAGACGGTTTAGAGCGTATGTATGGTGAGAAACAAGAGAACGTGTACTACTACATCACGACTCTGAACGAGAACTATCACATGCACGCAATGCCAGAAGGCGTTGAAGACGGTATCCGTAAAGGTATCTATAAACTGGCTTCAGTCGAAGGCAAGAAAGGCAAAGTGCAGTTATTAGGTTCAGGTTCTATGATGCGCCACGTTCGTGAAGCTGCCGATATCTTGGCTGCGGAATATGGAATTGGTTCTGACGTATACAGCGTAACCTCATTCACTGAATTGGCTCGTGATGGTCAAGACTGTGAGCGTTGGAACATGCTGCACCCATCAGCAACGCCACGTGTACCTTATGTCGCGCAAGTTATGAATGATGCGCCAGCTGTTGCATCGACTGATTACATGAAATTGTTCGCTGAACAAATCCGTACTTATGTTCCAGCAATTGAGTACCGTGTATTAGGTACTGACGGTTTCGGTCGTTCTGACAGCCGTGAGAACCTGCGTCACCACTTCGAAGTGGATACAACGTATGTCATCGTTGCAGCGTTAGGTGAATTGGCTAAACGTGGTGAGATTGATGTTAAAGTCGTTGAAGAAGCGATTAAAAAATACAACATCAACCCAGATAAAGTTAACCCACGTTTGGCATAA
- the pdhR gene encoding pyruvate dehydrogenase complex transcriptional repressor PdhR yields the protein MTYGKIRQPKLSDVIEQRLEHLIFEGTLRPGEKLPPERELAKQFDVSRPSVREAIQTLEAKGLLSRRQGGGTFVQKQMWQSFSDPLTELLAGNPESQLDLLETRHALEGIAAYYAALRGTEEDLERIRQSYELIKSAQKSGDLNAESDAVLQYQLIVTEAAHNVVLLHLLRCMIPMLEQNIRQNFEFLYTRKEMYNAVSEHREQIFSAIVAREPEKAREASHRHLAFIEDLLLDIGREQTRRERSLRRLQQHPDLDQI from the coding sequence ATGACTTACGGTAAAATTCGCCAACCAAAGTTATCAGATGTAATCGAGCAACGGCTTGAGCATCTCATATTCGAGGGGACTTTACGCCCCGGCGAAAAGCTGCCTCCTGAACGTGAACTTGCTAAGCAATTTGATGTCTCAAGACCATCAGTGCGTGAAGCTATTCAAACCTTAGAAGCTAAAGGTCTTCTATCTCGTCGTCAAGGTGGTGGCACATTTGTACAAAAACAGATGTGGCAAAGTTTTAGTGACCCATTGACCGAATTACTTGCTGGTAACCCAGAATCTCAATTAGATCTTCTTGAAACGCGTCATGCATTAGAAGGCATCGCTGCTTACTATGCGGCATTACGTGGTACGGAAGAAGATTTAGAGCGTATTCGCCAAAGCTATGAGTTGATTAAATCAGCTCAGAAAAGTGGTGATCTTAACGCGGAATCAGATGCGGTATTACAGTATCAACTGATTGTAACGGAAGCTGCTCATAATGTAGTGCTGTTACATTTGCTACGTTGCATGATCCCTATGTTAGAGCAAAATATCCGCCAGAATTTTGAGTTCCTATATACCCGTAAAGAGATGTACAACGCAGTAAGCGAGCATAGAGAACAGATTTTTTCCGCTATTGTCGCAAGGGAACCTGAAAAAGCGAGAGAAGCGTCTCATCGACATCTTGCTTTTATTGAAGATTTGCTGCTGGACATTGGACGTGAGCAGACTCGCCGAGAGCGTTCACTACGTCGCTTACAGCAACATCCAGATCTAGACCAGATTTAA
- the nadC gene encoding carboxylating nicotinate-nucleotide diphosphorylase: MTTRRYDEQERRKLLMARLITDIPFMVSVALKEDLGQVIDYKRDITGQLLNEEAQATARIITREEGVFCGQKWLEEVFYQLGNKVKVDWKVQDGDKVSPDQVLCEMQGPSQILLTGERAALNFVQTLSSVSTVTAKYVAFLEGTRTKLLDTRKTIPGLRSALKYAVLMGGGYNHRLGLSDAYLIKENHIISAGSVSQAVSLARQAHSDVPIEVEVENLDELLQALKAQADIIMLDNFTTDMMKDAVVLTDGKAALEVSGNVTDKTIREFALTGIDFISVGALTKHIQALDLSMRFIEPKS, from the coding sequence ATGACTACACGACGCTATGATGAACAAGAAAGACGTAAATTGTTAATGGCAAGATTGATTACCGACATTCCTTTTATGGTCAGTGTTGCTTTAAAAGAAGATCTCGGACAGGTCATTGATTATAAAAGGGATATTACAGGGCAGTTATTAAATGAAGAGGCCCAAGCCACAGCTCGAATTATTACCCGTGAAGAAGGCGTGTTTTGTGGGCAAAAATGGCTAGAGGAGGTTTTTTACCAACTAGGTAATAAAGTTAAAGTGGATTGGAAGGTTCAAGACGGCGATAAGGTTTCACCAGACCAAGTATTATGTGAGATGCAAGGGCCTTCTCAGATTCTACTCACTGGGGAAAGAGCGGCGTTGAATTTTGTACAAACGCTATCTTCAGTTTCTACAGTGACAGCAAAGTATGTTGCCTTTCTTGAGGGTACTCGAACTAAATTATTAGACACTCGTAAAACTATCCCTGGTTTGCGGAGCGCATTAAAGTATGCAGTGCTCATGGGCGGCGGGTATAACCACCGATTAGGTTTGTCTGATGCTTATTTAATCAAGGAAAATCATATTATTTCAGCGGGCTCTGTTTCCCAAGCGGTATCGCTTGCTCGCCAAGCTCATTCGGATGTTCCTATTGAAGTAGAAGTCGAAAATCTAGATGAGCTATTACAGGCTCTTAAAGCTCAAGCGGATATTATTATGCTTGATAACTTTACGACTGACATGATGAAAGATGCCGTTGTTCTCACGGATGGTAAAGCCGCTTTAGAAGTATCAGGAAATGTGACAGATAAAACAATCAGAGAGTTTGCTCTGACAGGCATTGATTTCATTTCAGTAGGCGCATTGACGAAACATATTCAGGCTTTAGACCTCTCAATGCGATTTATTGAACCTAAAAGCTAG